A window from Primulina huaijiensis isolate GDHJ02 chromosome 11, ASM1229523v2, whole genome shotgun sequence encodes these proteins:
- the LOC140988522 gene encoding transcription factor bHLH30-like yields the protein MAKATLLAEVISKVKQMKKTAACASEGLQIPMDHDESDLRQSIDGLPVKLLRSTEIPTLGGRIKNVFFLAASEEGPEGRDVLISSVHSALSNILDKDSASVENAQSLFPRKRPMASYFES from the exons ATGGCTAAAGCCACATTACTAGCTGAAGTAATCAGCAAAGTGAAGCAAATGAAGAAAACCGCGGCGTGTGCAAGTGAAGGTCTCCAGATTCCCATGGACCACGATGAG TCTGATTTAAGACAATCTATCGATGGTCTTCCTGTTAAACTGCTGAGGAGTACTGAGATACCTACGTTGGGAGGTCGGATTAAAAACGTTTTCTTCCTAGCTGCTAGTGAAGAAGGGCCTGAAGGTCGAGATGTACTAATAAGCTCTGTTCACTCGGCTTTAAGTAATATTCTTGATAAAGACTCTGCATCAGTTGAGAATGCTCAGTCATTATTTCCTAGGAAAAGGCCAATGGCTTCTTACTTCGAGTCCTAG